A DNA window from Carnobacterium funditum DSM 5970 contains the following coding sequences:
- a CDS encoding PDZ domain-containing protein, producing MQLILNFLIAVLVFFIQPVFLIGLILAISTSYKRIKNERSNHRVAIYKELFELKQFLLFGLIAGLIGSVLSIAIGIPITMDWIIVYEIVAILLLLIGYRFISPLFTFSLTTLVLLGVKALGIEFSFSFLPKGWYQPLEQLQWVNSNLVTNILLITVFLLGMSLLVIKKESPKKLTPWFLKTKRGKKIARYQIKPFWVIPLLVVIPGESFGAFFDWWPVFALGNQNYSFFLLPVLVGMRITVHTQLPKEAVRVLVKDFVVLTILTSLAAVGSIWSIYAGLAGLILLPVGGMIILYRHRRRENNWTFLFGAANEGMKVIAVRPDTPAEKMGVIVGDTLISCNNQELETEDDFYQALSKNSVYCHLKIKGPDGELRLTETALYADSPHEIGIVLLSNK from the coding sequence ATGCAACTGATACTAAACTTTTTGATAGCGGTACTAGTATTCTTTATTCAACCGGTATTTTTAATAGGATTGATTTTAGCAATTAGTACAAGTTATAAAAGAATAAAGAATGAAAGGTCAAATCACCGGGTAGCAATCTATAAAGAACTGTTTGAATTAAAACAGTTTTTGTTATTTGGTTTGATTGCGGGATTAATTGGGTCCGTATTGAGCATTGCAATAGGGATTCCTATCACAATGGATTGGATTATTGTTTATGAAATAGTAGCTATTTTATTGTTACTTATTGGTTATCGTTTTATTAGCCCACTTTTCACTTTTTCTTTAACCACACTTGTTTTACTTGGTGTAAAAGCCCTTGGAATTGAATTTTCTTTCAGTTTTTTGCCTAAAGGATGGTATCAACCTTTAGAACAACTACAATGGGTTAATTCTAATTTAGTAACAAATATACTTTTGATAACAGTATTCTTATTAGGTATGTCACTACTCGTTATTAAAAAAGAATCACCCAAAAAGTTAACACCTTGGTTCTTAAAAACGAAACGTGGCAAAAAGATAGCGCGTTATCAAATTAAACCTTTTTGGGTTATTCCGTTATTAGTCGTTATTCCCGGTGAAAGTTTTGGAGCATTTTTTGATTGGTGGCCTGTATTTGCACTTGGAAATCAGAACTATTCTTTTTTCTTATTGCCAGTACTAGTAGGGATGCGCATAACAGTTCATACACAGCTGCCTAAGGAAGCCGTGCGTGTGTTAGTTAAAGATTTTGTTGTATTAACAATCTTAACAAGTCTAGCTGCCGTTGGCTCTATATGGAGTATTTATGCAGGGCTTGCAGGATTAATCCTATTACCTGTAGGTGGAATGATTATTTTGTACCGTCATCGTCGTCGTGAAAATAATTGGACGTTTTTATTTGGAGCAGCAAATGAAGGAATGAAAGTTATTGCAGTTCGCCCGGATACACCAGCTGAAAAAATGGGTGTGATTGTAGGAGATACCTTAATTTCATGTAATAATCAAGAATTAGAAACGGAAGATGACTTTTACCAAGCCTTATCGAAGAACAGTGTTTATTGTCATTTGAAAATAAAAGGTCCAGATGGAGAGTTGAGATTAACTGAGACTGCGCTTTATGCAGATTCACCACATGAAATCGGGATAGTGCTACTTTCAAATAAATAA
- a CDS encoding C40 family peptidase, translated as MNKKLITLFLTATIGATTYLAPLSAKAEVGNNINATNENITKFESEKKAVTNELADITNHISKNEANAALLMAEMSTTQKTLKELSQQIEGLNAAITEREEKLAEQARTVQVNGYTQNYVDFLLESESFSDVLGRADVVSKLVSANQDLVKQQAEDKALVTEKKTENEENLKSQTVLAAKLEAAKTDLMQQQLEKEAVVATIAAEKSSVEKEKTQLLATKENAEKAARELAEAKNARVVNTSTTSEKATAEKIVATTQKKPKVATAVSLPISGGSWGSVQGAAFGVQGTPYLYGGVTTAGFDCSGFTQYAFSAAGVSLPRTASAQYSASTKVSQSEAKPGDLVFFNQTGSIDHVGIYLGNGSFIGAQTSSGVAVAQINQYYWGQYVVGYGRVNE; from the coding sequence TTGAATAAGAAGCTAATAACTCTTTTCTTAACGGCGACAATAGGTGCCACAACTTATCTAGCACCATTATCAGCCAAAGCAGAGGTTGGGAATAACATTAACGCGACAAATGAAAATATCACAAAATTTGAGAGTGAAAAAAAAGCTGTAACAAATGAATTAGCAGATATCACAAATCATATCTCTAAAAATGAAGCAAATGCTGCTTTGTTGATGGCTGAGATGAGCACTACTCAAAAAACATTAAAAGAGTTAAGCCAACAAATAGAGGGTTTAAATGCAGCTATTACTGAACGAGAAGAAAAGTTAGCCGAACAAGCTCGTACAGTTCAAGTAAATGGTTACACTCAAAATTATGTTGATTTTTTATTAGAATCTGAATCTTTTTCAGATGTTCTAGGTCGCGCAGATGTTGTATCTAAATTAGTTTCCGCTAATCAAGACTTAGTTAAACAACAAGCTGAAGATAAAGCTTTAGTTACAGAGAAAAAAACTGAAAATGAAGAAAATCTAAAAAGCCAAACGGTCTTAGCTGCTAAATTGGAGGCTGCTAAAACAGATTTAATGCAACAACAATTAGAAAAAGAGGCTGTTGTAGCAACTATTGCAGCTGAAAAATCGTCAGTTGAAAAGGAAAAAACACAGCTACTAGCAACGAAAGAAAATGCTGAAAAAGCAGCAAGAGAGCTTGCGGAAGCTAAAAATGCTAGAGTTGTAAATACGAGCACTACATCAGAAAAAGCTACAGCAGAAAAAATAGTAGCAACCACTCAAAAGAAACCTAAAGTAGCAACAGCCGTATCTCTTCCAATTTCAGGAGGTTCTTGGGGAAGTGTTCAAGGAGCAGCCTTTGGAGTTCAAGGGACACCCTATTTGTATGGTGGAGTAACCACTGCAGGTTTCGATTGCTCAGGTTTCACTCAATATGCATTTAGTGCAGCTGGAGTTAGCTTGCCACGTACTGCAAGTGCACAATACTCTGCATCAACAAAAGTTTCTCAATCTGAAGCAAAACCTGGTGACTTAGTATTCTTTAACCAAACAGGAAGTATTGATCATGTTGGTATTTACTTAGGAAATGGTAGTTTTATTGGAGCACAAACTTCTTCAGGTGTAGCAGTAGCACAAATTAACCAATATTATTGGGGACAATACGTAGTTGGATATGGACGAGTAAATGAATAG
- the prfB gene encoding peptide chain release factor 2 (programmed frameshift): MEISEIRNKVEAAKEKIAGFGGLFDLENMEQNIAGFDHKMTEPTFWDNAQKAQALINEANVMKETYTSFKQLEEKQEELELMLEMVKEEKDPDLEEELEKESTDFFKTLEQYELDMLLSEPYDKNNAILELHPGAGGTESQDWGSMLLRMYTRWADKRGFKVDTLDYQAGDEAGIKSVTLLIKGHNAYGYLKAEKGVHRLVRISPFDSAGRRHTSFVSIDVIPELEGDIDIEINSDDLRVDTYRASGAGGQHINKTDSAIRITHIPTGIVVASQAQRSQMKNRDQAMGMLKAKLHQLDIEKKEKEMAEIRGEQKEIGWGSQIRSYVFHPYTMVKDHRTNHETGNITNVMDGDIDSFIQAYLRSTLAPDN, encoded by the exons ATGGAAATAAGCGAAATTAGAAATAAAGTAGAAGCAGCAAAGGAAAAAATTGCAGGCTTC GGAGGTCTCTTTGACTTAGAAAATATGGAACAAAATATTGCTGGATTTGATCACAAAATGACAGAACCTACTTTTTGGGATAATGCGCAAAAAGCGCAAGCTTTAATTAATGAAGCGAACGTTATGAAAGAAACCTATACAAGTTTTAAGCAATTAGAAGAAAAGCAAGAAGAATTAGAGCTCATGCTTGAAATGGTCAAAGAAGAAAAAGACCCAGATTTAGAAGAAGAATTAGAAAAAGAAAGTACAGATTTCTTTAAGACGCTTGAGCAATATGAATTAGATATGCTTTTAAGCGAACCGTACGATAAAAATAATGCGATACTTGAATTACATCCTGGAGCTGGGGGAACAGAATCACAAGACTGGGGTAGCATGTTGCTACGTATGTATACCCGGTGGGCTGATAAAAGAGGGTTTAAAGTTGACACTCTTGATTATCAAGCTGGAGATGAAGCAGGAATAAAAAGTGTGACTTTATTGATTAAAGGACACAATGCCTATGGTTACCTGAAAGCTGAAAAAGGTGTTCATCGTCTAGTTCGTATCTCACCATTCGATTCAGCCGGAAGAAGACATACTTCTTTTGTCTCTATTGATGTTATCCCGGAATTAGAAGGAGATATAGATATTGAAATCAACTCAGATGATTTGAGAGTAGATACTTATCGCGCGAGTGGAGCTGGCGGACAGCACATTAATAAAACAGATTCTGCCATTCGGATTACACATATTCCAACTGGAATTGTTGTAGCAAGCCAAGCTCAACGCTCACAAATGAAAAACCGAGATCAAGCTATGGGGATGTTAAAAGCTAAATTGCATCAACTAGATATTGAAAAGAAAGAAAAGGAAATGGCTGAAATCAGGGGAGAACAAAAGGAAATAGGTTGGGGATCTCAAATTAGATCTTATGTTTTCCATCCATATACGATGGTCAAAGATCATCGGACAAACCACGAAACAGGTAACATTACGAATGTAATGGATGGAGACATTGATTCTTTCATTCAAGCCTATTTAAGAAGTACGTTAGCACCAGATAATTAA
- the ftsE gene encoding cell division ATP-binding protein FtsE, whose protein sequence is MIEMLNVYKKYPNGITAVNGLTVRIEQGEFVYVVGPSGAGKSTFIKMMYREERATKGTIKVGEFDLVTMKDKDIPYLRRHVGVVFQDFKLLPRMTVYENIAYAMEVVEKSPKVIKKRVLEVLELVGLKHKIKMFPTELSGGEQQRIAIARAIANMPRVLIADEPTGNLDPDTSMEIMAILEEINNQGTTVIMATHNSQIVNVVKHRVLAVENGRIVRDQLEGDYGYEI, encoded by the coding sequence ATGATTGAAATGCTAAATGTCTACAAAAAGTATCCCAATGGTATTACTGCAGTTAATGGATTAACCGTTCGCATTGAACAAGGTGAATTTGTTTATGTTGTTGGCCCGAGTGGAGCTGGTAAGTCAACGTTTATAAAAATGATGTACCGTGAAGAAAGAGCAACGAAAGGTACAATCAAAGTTGGAGAATTTGATTTAGTAACTATGAAGGATAAAGATATTCCCTATTTGAGACGACATGTTGGTGTAGTTTTCCAAGACTTTAAATTATTACCAAGAATGACTGTCTATGAAAACATTGCGTACGCAATGGAAGTAGTTGAGAAAAGTCCTAAAGTAATCAAAAAACGTGTTTTAGAAGTGTTGGAGTTAGTTGGCTTGAAACATAAAATTAAAATGTTCCCAACTGAATTATCTGGTGGAGAACAACAACGGATAGCAATTGCTAGAGCAATCGCTAATATGCCGCGTGTATTGATTGCCGACGAACCGACTGGAAACTTGGATCCTGATACCTCAATGGAAATCATGGCAATTCTAGAAGAAATCAATAATCAAGGAACAACCGTTATTATGGCAACTCATAATAGCCAAATCGTAAATGTCGTTAAACACCGTGTACTTGCGGTTGAGAATGGACGCATTGTCCGAGACCAATTGGAAGGAGACTACGGATATGAAATTTAG
- the ftsX gene encoding permease-like cell division protein FtsX, with amino-acid sequence MKFRTIKRHIVESLKSLKRNGWMSLAAVSAVAVTLLLVGSFVAMLMNVNKLATDIENDVSVRVYIDLAADEKEQKKLETELTALDNVDTVEFSSRESELKQVVGSYGNEFNLFQGDDNPLYDVFIVNTASPENTAAVAEKSETLEHVAKVNYGGATADNLFKTMNTVRNVGVVIIGALVLTAVFLISNTIRITIMSRKTEIEIMKLVGATNWFIRWPFLIEGALIGFIGSVIPVAFITFLYVTIYDIGTTYLSGTYFALLTPIPFLYQIGGAMLAVGIVIGAIGSSISIRRFLKV; translated from the coding sequence ATGAAATTTAGAACAATAAAAAGACACATCGTTGAAAGTTTGAAAAGTCTGAAAAGAAACGGCTGGATGTCTCTTGCAGCGGTCAGTGCAGTAGCAGTAACCTTGCTATTGGTTGGATCATTTGTGGCTATGCTGATGAATGTGAATAAATTAGCAACTGATATCGAGAATGATGTGAGCGTTCGAGTTTATATTGATTTAGCTGCTGATGAAAAAGAGCAAAAAAAATTAGAAACTGAACTAACAGCTTTAGATAATGTAGATACAGTTGAGTTTTCTAGTAGAGAAAGTGAACTGAAACAAGTGGTTGGAAGTTATGGTAACGAATTTAACCTCTTCCAAGGCGATGACAATCCACTATATGACGTATTTATTGTAAATACCGCTTCGCCTGAAAATACTGCGGCAGTTGCAGAAAAATCTGAAACACTAGAGCATGTAGCTAAAGTGAATTACGGTGGGGCAACAGCAGATAACTTGTTCAAGACTATGAATACGGTTAGGAATGTAGGAGTAGTCATCATTGGTGCTTTAGTTTTGACGGCAGTTTTCTTAATTTCTAATACCATTCGAATTACGATTATGTCTCGTAAAACAGAGATTGAAATTATGAAGTTAGTTGGAGCAACAAACTGGTTTATCAGATGGCCATTTTTAATTGAAGGAGCATTAATTGGTTTTATTGGATCAGTTATTCCAGTAGCCTTTATCACTTTCCTTTATGTAACCATTTATGATATTGGAACAACTTATTTATCAGGAACGTACTTTGCATTACTGACACCTATCCCGTTCTTATATCAAATCGGCGGCGCAATGTTGGCTGTAGGAATAGTAATTGGAGCTATAGGGTCATCCATTTCAATCAGAAGATTTTTAAAAGTGTAA
- a CDS encoding response regulator transcription factor has protein sequence MKKVLIVDDEQSILTLLTFNLEKEGYQVQTALDGLAGYSLALANKYDFIILDLMMPLMNGMEVCKKLRQEKIDTPIMILTAKDDELDKIIGLELGADDYMTKPFSPREVLARMKAIMRRIQPQLAAKEKIEKKEDNSEKLTIGEICIFPSQYKVTVRKEPIELTPKEFELLLYMSKRINRVLSREQLLNAIWNFDYIGETRIVDAHISHIREKIETDTKNPVYIRTVRGFGYKFEAPKL, from the coding sequence ATGAAAAAAGTTTTAATTGTTGATGATGAACAATCGATATTGACTCTACTAACTTTTAATTTAGAAAAAGAAGGGTATCAAGTACAGACAGCATTAGACGGACTAGCAGGCTATTCATTAGCTCTAGCTAACAAGTATGATTTTATTATTTTGGATTTGATGATGCCTTTAATGAACGGTATGGAAGTTTGCAAAAAGTTGCGCCAAGAGAAGATTGATACACCCATTATGATTTTAACGGCTAAAGATGATGAATTAGACAAGATTATAGGGCTAGAACTAGGTGCAGATGATTATATGACTAAACCGTTTAGTCCACGAGAAGTTTTAGCTAGAATGAAAGCTATCATGAGGCGCATTCAACCTCAGTTGGCGGCTAAAGAAAAGATAGAAAAAAAAGAAGACAATAGTGAGAAACTAACAATTGGAGAGATTTGCATATTCCCTAGTCAATATAAAGTGACGGTTCGCAAAGAACCTATTGAGTTGACTCCAAAAGAGTTCGAACTTTTATTGTATATGTCGAAACGAATAAATCGTGTTTTAAGTCGTGAACAATTATTAAACGCGATATGGAATTTCGATTATATAGGAGAAACTAGAATTGTAGATGCTCATATCAGTCATATCAGAGAAAAAATTGAAACCGATACTAAAAATCCAGTTTATATTCGTACAGTAAGAGGTTTTGGATACAAGTTTGAGGCTCCGAAACTATGA